One Brevibacillus choshinensis genomic window carries:
- a CDS encoding ABC transporter substrate-binding protein encodes MKVNRFWKLAFPVLATLSLIGCSNSQPAQPEKPAAEQQSATDTAAGTAAKQTTYPLTVKDATGKEVTIAKAPSRIVSTSPAETEILFALGLDEQIAGVSDYDDYPEAAKSKPKVGGVVKPNEEAILSQSPDLVIGGISMEKPVAEKLKTLGMPVYVTQPKKVDDIMANILVMGTITNRQEQAEKLVAQMKNDIARVKDAVKNVKPEDRKKVYLEFSPGWTVGKGEFMDELITMAGATNIAADTEGWNPISEEKIVKDDPDVILYAKGITDDKTGKQLEDIIKNRSGWEKMKAIRDQQIFGMDQNTLSRPGPRITEGLIEVAKAIYPDLVK; translated from the coding sequence ATGAAAGTGAATCGATTTTGGAAGCTGGCCTTTCCAGTTTTGGCAACCTTGAGTCTGATTGGCTGCAGCAACAGTCAGCCAGCACAGCCTGAGAAACCTGCGGCCGAGCAACAGTCAGCCACGGATACTGCCGCCGGGACTGCAGCTAAACAGACTACCTATCCGCTTACGGTCAAAGACGCAACTGGAAAAGAGGTGACGATCGCCAAAGCACCTTCACGGATCGTCTCCACTTCCCCGGCCGAGACCGAGATCCTGTTTGCCCTCGGCTTGGATGAGCAGATTGCCGGAGTGTCCGATTACGATGATTATCCAGAGGCAGCCAAGTCAAAGCCGAAGGTCGGCGGAGTCGTGAAGCCGAATGAAGAAGCTATCCTGTCGCAGAGCCCTGATCTCGTGATCGGCGGCATCTCCATGGAAAAGCCGGTGGCAGAGAAGCTGAAAACATTAGGCATGCCTGTCTATGTGACCCAGCCGAAAAAAGTGGACGACATTATGGCGAACATTCTGGTGATGGGAACGATTACGAATCGACAAGAGCAAGCGGAGAAATTGGTTGCTCAAATGAAGAACGATATTGCACGGGTGAAAGATGCCGTGAAAAATGTGAAGCCGGAAGACAGAAAAAAGGTGTACCTCGAATTTTCACCGGGTTGGACGGTCGGAAAAGGGGAATTCATGGATGAGCTGATCACCATGGCAGGGGCGACAAACATTGCGGCGGATACCGAAGGGTGGAACCCGATCAGCGAAGAAAAAATCGTCAAGGACGATCCGGATGTGATTCTATACGCCAAAGGCATCACGGATGACAAAACGGGCAAGCAACTGGAAGATATCATAAAAAACCGCAGCGGATGGGAAAAGATGAAGGCGATTCGCGACCAACAGATCTTCGGGATGGATCAAAATACGCTGTCACGCCCAGGTCCACGCATCACAGAAGGACTGATAGAGGTAGCCAAGGCCATTTATCCCGATTTGGTGAAATAG
- a CDS encoding MBL fold metallo-hydrolase — protein sequence MQQAEPLDLGNRIHLIDGHDMGWKERTGTYVIQERELTLVETGPSVSVPYIREGLAKLGYTTEQVKYIIVTHIHLDHAGGAGLFLRDCPNAAIVVHPKGARHLVDPSRLIDGARAVYGEQFDSLFEPIVPVPQNRLITKADGETLRIGPDCVLEFMDSPGHAKHHFSIYDPVSNGMFTGDTVGVHYPQLRRDGIDLFLPSTSPNQFDPDEMLGSIERYRARDLSRIYFGHFGATEKVADVYSQITEWLPVFVREGKEVLAKGLSHDDLAERLLNRVKASLQLRNVPEDHEVYEVISLDLSVCSMGIVDYLQKKSR from the coding sequence ATGCAGCAGGCAGAACCACTCGACTTGGGGAACCGCATCCATCTGATCGACGGTCATGACATGGGCTGGAAGGAACGCACAGGTACTTATGTCATCCAAGAAAGGGAATTGACTTTGGTCGAAACTGGCCCCAGTGTGTCTGTTCCCTATATTCGAGAAGGATTAGCGAAGCTGGGCTACACGACGGAGCAAGTCAAATACATCATCGTCACCCACATTCATTTGGACCATGCGGGTGGCGCTGGATTGTTTTTGCGCGATTGTCCGAATGCAGCGATCGTGGTTCATCCAAAGGGAGCGCGACATCTTGTAGACCCGAGCCGCCTCATAGATGGTGCGCGAGCGGTCTACGGAGAACAGTTTGATTCCCTGTTCGAGCCGATCGTGCCCGTTCCACAGAATCGCTTGATTACCAAAGCGGATGGGGAGACCCTCCGTATCGGACCGGATTGCGTGCTGGAATTCATGGATTCTCCCGGGCACGCGAAGCATCATTTCAGCATATACGATCCAGTCAGCAACGGCATGTTTACAGGAGATACGGTAGGTGTGCATTACCCGCAGCTGCGCAGAGACGGGATCGATCTCTTCTTGCCATCTACTTCACCCAACCAGTTTGATCCGGATGAAATGCTTGGCTCCATTGAGCGTTACAGAGCGCGGGACTTAAGCCGCATCTACTTCGGTCACTTCGGCGCGACGGAGAAGGTAGCGGATGTATACAGCCAAATCACCGAGTGGCTCCCGGTATTTGTACGTGAAGGGAAAGAGGTCTTGGCAAAAGGACTCTCGCATGACGATCTGGCCGAGCGGCTTCTGAATCGGGTAAAAGCCAGTTTGCAGTTGCGAAACGTCCCGGAAGATCATGAGGTATACGAGGTCATCTCGCTGGACCTGTCTGTCTGTTCGATGGGGATTGTCGATTATTTGCAAAAGAAAAGCCGCTAG
- a CDS encoding FecCD family ABC transporter permease, producing the protein MRGRLIAWIGAGFLLLLASVIISISLGAANLPLSQVWLILLHQIPGFSNMGAGSWPESAEQIVMKVRFPRVVLAVLVGACLSLAGAGFQGVLRNSLADPYTMGVASGSAVGAAFLILFGLQIPFLGEWSTPVLAFLTGFFSLWIVMRLANTQGKLQTETLLLSGVVVQAFLGSLVSFMVSLSDQTVNEIVFWLMGSLSFRGWSFTYVLLPYLIVSFVILIAYSRALNLFALGERQAAHLGVNVDRTKLIVLVVSTLVTAAAVSISGIIGFVGLVVPHLVRMLVGPDYRILIPMATIFGGIYVLWADTLARMLLVPTEIPLGVVTAFLGAPFFAYLLKKNKRTGGR; encoded by the coding sequence ATGAGGGGAAGACTGATTGCTTGGATAGGGGCGGGCTTCCTGCTGTTGCTCGCATCTGTCATCATCAGCATTTCCCTAGGGGCAGCCAATCTGCCGCTCTCTCAGGTGTGGCTGATTCTGCTGCACCAGATTCCCGGTTTTTCAAACATGGGTGCAGGGAGTTGGCCGGAATCAGCCGAACAGATCGTGATGAAGGTTCGTTTTCCCCGGGTTGTCCTGGCTGTATTGGTCGGAGCGTGTCTGTCCTTGGCTGGAGCAGGGTTTCAGGGAGTCCTGCGCAATTCCTTGGCTGATCCTTACACCATGGGAGTCGCCTCCGGTTCGGCTGTTGGGGCTGCCTTTTTGATTCTGTTTGGACTGCAGATCCCCTTCCTTGGTGAATGGAGCACCCCTGTCTTGGCATTTCTCACTGGCTTTTTCAGCCTCTGGATTGTCATGAGGCTGGCCAACACGCAGGGCAAGCTGCAGACAGAGACATTGCTCTTGTCTGGGGTCGTCGTACAGGCTTTTTTGGGCTCATTGGTATCCTTTATGGTTTCGCTGTCCGATCAGACGGTCAACGAGATCGTGTTCTGGCTGATGGGTAGCCTGTCATTTCGCGGCTGGTCCTTTACCTATGTCCTGCTGCCGTATCTGATCGTCAGTTTCGTCATTTTGATTGCATACTCTCGTGCGCTCAACCTGTTTGCGCTGGGAGAAAGGCAGGCTGCGCATTTGGGCGTGAATGTCGATCGGACGAAGCTGATCGTGCTGGTTGTCTCGACTTTGGTTACGGCTGCTGCGGTATCCATTTCAGGCATCATCGGCTTCGTCGGTCTGGTCGTTCCTCATTTGGTCCGCATGCTGGTGGGGCCGGACTATCGTATCCTGATACCGATGGCGACGATCTTTGGCGGGATTTATGTGCTCTGGGCCGATACGCTTGCGAGAATGCTTCTCGTTCCGACGGAGATACCGCTTGGCGTAGTCACCGCGTTTTTGGGAGCTCCGTTTTTTGCATACTTGCTGAAAAAGAACAAACGAACAGGGGGGAGGTAG
- a CDS encoding phosphotransferase family protein: MTFQSENRVPDRILRWVTDSVSPSAQVHSITRLYGGVSSIIHTVSLRVDGVVKDYVLRQFDNQEWLRAEPDLAVHEAESLRLADGTGLPVPQYFASDPHGEKCGVPTVLMSKLEGAVVLQPQDEAGWLNGLAKALVQIHATPAADFPWAYYSYNDVQKLATPDWTRNPKVWKDVIEYVRRPFPEFEPCFIHRDYHPNNVLWDCHAVSGVVDWVNACRGPAGIDIGHCRVNLAQLFDVATADSFLAAYQSYAGPSFHYDPYWDLLSLTDILFGEPQVYAGWTALGVTGLTDALIAERLEAYAKSLLNEC; this comes from the coding sequence TTGACGTTTCAGTCTGAAAATAGAGTGCCGGATCGAATCCTCCGATGGGTGACGGATTCTGTCAGTCCATCGGCACAAGTGCATTCCATTACTCGGCTGTACGGCGGAGTATCATCGATCATTCACACGGTCTCCCTTCGAGTGGATGGGGTCGTGAAGGACTATGTTCTCCGCCAGTTTGACAATCAGGAATGGCTGCGTGCCGAACCGGACCTGGCCGTGCATGAAGCAGAGAGCCTACGCTTGGCGGACGGGACAGGCCTGCCGGTGCCACAGTATTTCGCAAGCGACCCGCATGGAGAAAAATGCGGCGTACCCACCGTGCTGATGTCCAAGCTGGAGGGCGCTGTCGTTTTGCAGCCCCAAGACGAAGCTGGTTGGTTAAATGGGCTCGCCAAAGCGCTTGTGCAGATTCATGCCACCCCAGCTGCAGACTTCCCGTGGGCCTACTATTCCTACAACGATGTGCAGAAGCTGGCGACCCCTGATTGGACACGGAATCCCAAGGTGTGGAAAGATGTGATCGAATATGTCAGACGGCCGTTTCCCGAATTCGAGCCTTGTTTTATCCACAGAGATTATCACCCGAATAACGTGCTATGGGACTGTCACGCCGTAAGTGGAGTGGTGGACTGGGTAAATGCCTGCCGTGGACCTGCCGGAATCGATATCGGACATTGCCGGGTCAATCTCGCCCAGTTATTCGATGTTGCGACAGCCGATTCGTTCTTAGCTGCTTATCAAAGCTATGCGGGACCGAGCTTTCACTATGATCCATACTGGGATTTATTATCCTTGACCGACATTCTCTTTGGAGAGCCGCAAGTCTATGCGGGCTGGACAGCGCTCGGGGTCACGGGATTGACCGACGCCTTGATTGCCGAACGGCTGGAAGCGTACGCCAAAAGCCTGTTGAACGAGTGCTGA
- a CDS encoding SRPBCC family protein, translated as MEKKAVGQTASVGVQIGVRRTLSLSPEDAWNSLMSESGLRLWLGTLATVSIEPKHCFESAEGISGELRIVKPFQQIRLTWKKKEWQKPSTLQIRFLSKTAGKTTISFHQENLSDLRVREEMKMHWEAVLEKIKEKHA; from the coding sequence ATGGAGAAGAAAGCAGTAGGACAAACGGCATCGGTGGGAGTTCAAATCGGAGTGCGAAGAACGCTTTCGCTCTCACCAGAAGATGCCTGGAACAGTCTGATGTCAGAGTCGGGATTGCGACTATGGCTGGGAACGCTCGCCACTGTTTCGATCGAACCTAAGCATTGTTTTGAATCGGCGGAAGGAATTTCGGGTGAGTTGCGCATTGTGAAGCCGTTTCAGCAAATACGTTTGACGTGGAAAAAGAAAGAGTGGCAAAAGCCAAGCACCTTGCAGATACGCTTTTTGAGCAAAACAGCGGGCAAAACGACGATCAGCTTTCACCAAGAGAATCTGAGTGATCTGCGAGTGCGGGAAGAAATGAAGATGCATTGGGAAGCGGTCCTGGAAAAAATAAAAGAAAAGCATGCGTGA
- a CDS encoding ABC transporter ATP-binding protein, with protein sequence MIEVKALHKSFHGKSVVTDVSFAVERGEFFGIIGPNGSGKSTLMKMISGVISPDGGEILIAEKPIGSYSRKALARLLAVLEQEALPPVGFRVREVLEMGRFPYQNWLGEEAEDPTPLIDEIVGMLGLAELEDRTLDQLSGGEKQRVALGKSLVQKPMLLLLDEPTTYLDIGYQIQLMDIVRSWQKNTQVTVVAVLHDLNLASLYCDRILMVHKGNQIRVGDPRDILQSSLIEQVYGTRPIVMEHPVHQLPQIILQSGT encoded by the coding sequence ATGATCGAGGTCAAAGCCTTGCACAAGTCTTTTCACGGGAAATCCGTTGTGACAGACGTGAGCTTCGCGGTGGAGCGAGGAGAGTTTTTTGGCATCATCGGACCAAATGGCAGCGGCAAATCGACGCTGATGAAAATGATTTCCGGCGTCATTTCGCCCGATGGAGGAGAGATTTTGATAGCGGAAAAGCCGATCGGCTCCTATTCGCGCAAAGCTCTTGCCCGTCTTCTGGCGGTTCTCGAGCAAGAAGCGCTCCCCCCGGTCGGCTTTCGTGTGCGTGAAGTATTGGAGATGGGACGTTTTCCTTATCAAAATTGGCTGGGCGAAGAAGCAGAGGATCCCACTCCACTGATTGATGAAATTGTAGGCATGCTCGGACTGGCAGAGCTGGAGGATCGGACGCTCGACCAGCTGAGCGGAGGAGAAAAGCAGCGTGTTGCCCTTGGGAAATCCCTCGTGCAAAAGCCGATGCTGCTCCTGCTCGATGAGCCGACGACGTATCTCGATATCGGCTATCAAATCCAGCTGATGGATATCGTGCGCAGCTGGCAAAAGAATACACAGGTCACCGTGGTGGCCGTGCTGCACGACTTGAATCTCGCTTCCCTTTACTGTGATCGCATCCTGATGGTGCATAAAGGCAATCAGATCCGTGTAGGAGATCCTCGCGACATCCTGCAAAGCAGCTTGATTGAACAAGTATACGGGACGCGACCGATCGTAATGGAGCACCCCGTTCATCAGCTCCCTCAAATCATCCTGCAATCCGGTACCTAG
- a CDS encoding pyridoxamine 5'-phosphate oxidase family protein produces MGKLFSEILPEHAAFIQKQRIFFVGSAPLDADGHVNLSPKGYDVLRILSPTEVAYLDLTGSGNETSAHVDENGRITLMFMAFEGPPMILRLYGRGRVVLPGTDEWEQMAGHFELLPGARQIIAVTLHAVKTSCGYSVPFYSYTGERDTLQKWAEVKGDDGLLAYHREKNAQSMDGVLTPIGRRLAERSDAAD; encoded by the coding sequence TTGGGGAAACTTTTTTCGGAGATTTTGCCTGAACACGCAGCCTTCATTCAGAAACAACGCATATTTTTTGTAGGATCTGCTCCTCTGGATGCGGATGGGCACGTCAATTTGTCCCCAAAAGGATATGATGTGCTGCGAATCCTGTCCCCCACTGAGGTCGCCTATCTCGACTTGACGGGAAGCGGAAATGAAACGAGTGCCCATGTCGATGAGAACGGACGGATTACCCTGATGTTTATGGCTTTTGAAGGGCCGCCCATGATCCTGCGCTTGTACGGGAGAGGCCGTGTCGTACTCCCTGGCACGGATGAATGGGAGCAGATGGCTGGCCATTTTGAGCTTCTTCCAGGTGCCCGCCAGATTATTGCCGTGACCTTGCATGCTGTCAAAACCTCATGCGGCTACTCCGTTCCGTTCTATTCCTACACCGGCGAACGGGACACCCTTCAAAAATGGGCAGAAGTAAAAGGGGACGATGGGCTGCTCGCTTACCATCGCGAGAAAAATGCACAGAGCATGGACGGGGTGCTGACTCCGATTGGACGTCGTCTTGCCGAGCGATCAGACGCTGCTGACTAA